Proteins from a single region of Streptomyces sp. Tu 3180:
- a CDS encoding dihydrofolate reductase family protein, with amino-acid sequence MPQLLRVQNFTVSSDGIGAGEEQSLERPFGHVAPERLFAWAGATASWPTRTDPGGTRGLDDYFTRDFSHNIGAEIMGRNKFGPQRGPWQDHEWRGWWGEEPPFHTPVFVMTHHPRPSFTLSDTTFHFVGGDPAAVLEQAREAARGKDVRLGGGVTTVREFLDADLVDTLHVAVSPVKLGSGLRLWESPEELLDRFHLEVVPSPSGMTHHLFWRR; translated from the coding sequence CGAGGAACAGAGCCTCGAGCGTCCCTTCGGCCACGTCGCCCCCGAGCGGCTGTTCGCCTGGGCCGGCGCCACGGCCAGCTGGCCCACGCGCACCGACCCCGGGGGCACCCGGGGCCTCGACGACTACTTCACCCGGGACTTCTCGCACAACATCGGCGCCGAGATCATGGGCCGCAACAAGTTCGGGCCCCAGCGCGGGCCCTGGCAGGACCACGAGTGGCGCGGCTGGTGGGGGGAGGAGCCCCCGTTCCACACCCCCGTGTTCGTCATGACCCACCACCCGCGTCCGTCGTTCACGCTCTCCGACACCACGTTCCACTTCGTCGGCGGCGACCCGGCCGCGGTCCTGGAGCAGGCCCGGGAGGCGGCGCGGGGCAAGGACGTCCGGCTCGGCGGCGGGGTCACCACCGTCCGGGAGTTCCTCGACGCCGACCTCGTCGACACCCTGCACGTGGCGGTCTCTCCGGTGAAGCTCGGGTCCGGGCTGCGCCTGTGGGAGTCCCCCGAAGAGCTGCTCGACCGGTTCCACCTGGAGGTCGTGCCCAGCCCGAGCGGGATGACCCACCACCTGTTCTGGCGGAGGTGA
- a CDS encoding arsenate reductase family protein, which produces MEIWINPACSKCRSALGLLDAEGADYTVRRYLEEVPGEDEIRGVLDRLGLEPWDITRTQEAAAKELGLGEWARDAGTRDRWITALAEHPVLIQRPIITADDGTAVVARTEDAVRDALSRRSPGPHG; this is translated from the coding sequence ATGGAGATCTGGATCAACCCGGCCTGTTCCAAGTGCCGCAGCGCCCTCGGCCTGCTCGACGCCGAGGGCGCCGACTACACCGTCCGCCGCTACCTGGAGGAGGTGCCGGGCGAGGACGAGATCCGCGGGGTGCTGGACCGCCTCGGACTGGAGCCGTGGGACATCACCCGCACCCAGGAGGCCGCCGCGAAGGAGCTCGGGCTCGGGGAGTGGGCGCGCGACGCCGGTACGCGGGACCGCTGGATCACGGCGCTCGCCGAGCACCCCGTGCTGATCCAGCGCCCGATCATCACCGCGGACGACGGCACGGCGGTCGTGGCCCGCACGGAGGACGCGGTGCGGGACGCCCTGTCCCGCCGGTCCCCCGGCCCGCACGGCTGA
- the glnII gene encoding glutamine synthetase, which produces MSFKAEYIWIDGTEPTAKLRSKTKILADDAKGGELPIWGFDGSSTNQAKGHASDCVLKPVFVCPDPIRGGDDVLVLCEVLNTDMTPHESNTRAALAEVAEKFAAQEPIFGIEQEYTFFKDAYPLGFPKGGFPAPQGGYYCGVGSDEIFGRDVVEAHLDNCLKAGLGISGINAEVMPGQWEFQVGPLAPLEVADQLWVARWLLYRTAEDFGIAATLDPKPVKGDWNGAGAHTNFSTKAMREGYDAIITACESLGEGSKPLDHVKNYGAGIDDRLTGLHETAPWDKYSYGVSDRGASVRIPWQVEKDGKGYIEDRRPNANVDPYVVTRLLVDTCCTALEKAGQV; this is translated from the coding sequence GTGAGCTTCAAGGCCGAGTACATCTGGATCGACGGCACCGAGCCGACCGCCAAGCTGCGTTCCAAGACGAAGATCCTGGCCGACGACGCCAAGGGTGGCGAGCTTCCGATCTGGGGCTTCGACGGGTCCTCGACCAACCAGGCCAAGGGGCACGCCTCGGACTGCGTGCTCAAGCCGGTCTTCGTCTGCCCCGACCCGATCCGCGGCGGTGACGACGTCCTGGTGCTGTGCGAGGTCCTCAACACGGACATGACGCCGCACGAGTCCAACACCCGCGCCGCGCTGGCCGAGGTCGCCGAGAAGTTCGCCGCCCAGGAGCCGATCTTCGGCATCGAGCAGGAGTACACCTTCTTCAAGGACGCCTACCCGCTGGGCTTCCCCAAGGGCGGCTTCCCGGCCCCGCAGGGCGGCTACTACTGCGGTGTCGGCTCCGACGAGATCTTCGGCCGTGACGTCGTCGAGGCGCACCTGGACAACTGCCTGAAGGCGGGCCTGGGCATCTCCGGCATCAACGCCGAGGTCATGCCCGGCCAGTGGGAGTTCCAGGTCGGTCCGCTGGCCCCGCTGGAGGTCGCCGACCAGCTGTGGGTGGCCCGCTGGCTGCTCTACCGCACCGCCGAGGACTTCGGCATCGCCGCCACCCTCGACCCGAAGCCGGTCAAGGGCGACTGGAACGGCGCGGGCGCGCACACCAACTTCTCCACCAAGGCGATGCGCGAGGGCTACGACGCGATCATCACCGCGTGCGAGTCGCTCGGCGAGGGCTCCAAGCCGCTGGACCACGTCAAGAACTACGGCGCCGGCATCGACGACCGCCTCACCGGCCTGCACGAGACCGCCCCGTGGGACAAGTACTCCTACGGCGTGTCCGACCGCGGCGCCTCGGTGCGCATCCCGTGGCAGGTCGAGAAGGACGGCAAGGGCTACATCGAGGACCGCCGTCCGAACGCCAACGTCGACCCGTACGTGGTGACCCGCCTGCTGGTCGACACGTGCTGCACCGCGCTGGAGAAGGCCGGCCAGGTCTGA
- a CDS encoding winged helix-turn-helix domain-containing protein, which translates to MATPRSLSSASPVPAPLPPNGHPRHRLRAVDRDDDRGLSSPNAVGGPVPAAADLLPPGATWLPAPQHSLPVLPGHPPMVGYLVLVPADQQPPFPVALPDQAGAAGDEPGGDPLIRVDTVRRSAEVDGRQLDLTYLEFELLAHLVAHPGRVHTREHLVGTVWGYGHVGDGRTVDVHIARLRRKLGAGHRDAIRTVRRVGYQYLPPDGRR; encoded by the coding sequence ATGGCGACCCCCCGTTCCCTTTCCTCGGCCTCCCCCGTCCCCGCGCCCCTCCCCCCGAACGGTCATCCCCGGCACCGGCTGCGTGCCGTCGACCGCGACGACGACCGGGGCCTCTCCTCCCCGAACGCGGTCGGGGGCCCGGTGCCGGCCGCCGCGGACCTGCTGCCGCCGGGCGCCACCTGGCTGCCCGCGCCGCAGCACAGCCTGCCCGTCCTGCCCGGGCACCCCCCGATGGTCGGCTACCTGGTGCTGGTCCCCGCCGACCAGCAGCCGCCGTTCCCGGTGGCGCTGCCGGACCAGGCCGGGGCCGCCGGCGACGAACCCGGCGGCGACCCGCTGATCCGCGTCGACACCGTGCGGCGCTCCGCCGAGGTGGACGGGCGGCAACTCGACCTCACCTACCTGGAGTTCGAGCTGCTGGCGCATCTCGTGGCGCACCCGGGCCGGGTGCACACCCGCGAGCACCTGGTCGGCACGGTGTGGGGCTACGGCCACGTGGGCGACGGCCGCACCGTCGACGTCCACATCGCCCGGCTGCGCCGCAAGCTCGGCGCCGGACACCGGGACGCGATCCGCACGGTGCGCCGGGTCGGCTACCAGTACCTGCCGCCGGACGGGCGCCGGTGA
- a CDS encoding SDR family oxidoreductase, with protein sequence MRLLMLGGTEFVGRAVVEAALGRGWEVTVLHRGRHEAPPGVRTLLGDRTAPDGLAALEEDPGAWDVVVDTWSAAPRAVRDAARLLRGRAGRYVYVSSCSVYAWAPPAGYTERAPVVEGASADADRTDYARDKRGGELAVLDAFGADRSVLVRAGLILGPYENVGRLPWWLTRMARGGPVLAPGPRDLPLQYVDVRDLAAWILGAAEQGLSGPYNLISPQGHTTTGELLRACAEVTGGAAELRWTEPEVILGAGIEPWTQLPVWVPPGSDLHDALHSADVSRAVATGLRCRPVAETVADTWRWLRDIGGTAPRRPDRTDKGLDPEVEAKVLGSAGGTEGAGSAGGVGSTTP encoded by the coding sequence ATGAGACTTCTGATGCTGGGTGGTACGGAGTTCGTGGGCCGGGCCGTCGTCGAGGCGGCCCTCGGCCGGGGCTGGGAGGTGACCGTCCTCCACCGGGGGCGGCACGAGGCCCCGCCGGGCGTGCGGACGCTGCTGGGCGACCGCACCGCGCCCGACGGCCTGGCGGCGCTCGAGGAGGACCCCGGCGCGTGGGACGTCGTCGTCGACACCTGGTCGGCCGCCCCGCGCGCGGTGCGGGACGCGGCGCGGCTGCTGCGGGGCCGCGCCGGGCGGTACGTGTACGTGTCGAGCTGCTCGGTGTACGCCTGGGCCCCGCCCGCCGGGTACACCGAGCGGGCCCCCGTGGTGGAGGGGGCGTCCGCGGACGCCGACCGGACGGATTACGCCCGGGACAAGCGCGGCGGCGAGCTGGCCGTCCTGGACGCGTTCGGCGCGGACCGGTCGGTGCTGGTGCGGGCCGGGCTGATCCTCGGGCCGTACGAGAACGTGGGCCGGCTGCCCTGGTGGCTGACCCGGATGGCGCGCGGCGGCCCGGTGCTCGCCCCGGGGCCGCGTGACCTGCCGCTCCAGTACGTCGACGTCCGCGATCTCGCCGCGTGGATCCTCGGCGCGGCCGAGCAGGGGCTGAGCGGGCCGTACAACCTGATCTCCCCGCAGGGGCACACGACGACCGGCGAGCTGCTCCGGGCGTGCGCCGAGGTGACCGGCGGCGCGGCCGAGCTGCGGTGGACCGAGCCCGAGGTGATCCTCGGGGCGGGCATCGAGCCGTGGACGCAGCTGCCGGTGTGGGTGCCGCCGGGCAGCGACCTGCACGACGCGCTGCACTCCGCGGACGTCTCCCGGGCGGTCGCGACCGGGCTGCGCTGCCGGCCGGTCGCCGAGACCGTGGCCGACACCTGGCGCTGGCTCCGGGACATCGGCGGCACCGCGCCCCGGCGCCCGGACCGGACGGACAAGGGACTGGACCCGGAGGTGGAGGCGAAGGTGCTGGGGAGTGCCGGGGGGACCGAGGGCGCCGGGAGTGCCGGGGGTGTAGGCAGCACCACCCCCTGA
- a CDS encoding sensor domain-containing protein, producing MTIDTKSGDGRTGGRGIALAAVRGLALALVALPGAVLCFTLSLVSIALIPIGVGIVTTPYVLTGVRAFANRRRVLAAEWGGVRIPPAYRPLPKDANPWARTFGMLRDPATWRDLRWLPVDMTAGFVTALLPAVLLLYPLEGFALAAGLWRVMPDGYWYGFVPVDDQTSALGAGALALVLLFFAHFFTARLLDVHFRLTGAVLGSHQTELAERVRVLTETRRDAVDTSAAELRRIERDLHDGAQARLVAVGMDLGTIEALLDKDPAKAKELIAQARRSSVEALSELRELVRGIHPPVLAERGLGDAVRALALRLPVATEVTVELPGRAEAPVESAAYFAVSEVLTNAVKHSGADRVWIDLHHADGHLRATVTDNGRGGAVVGAGSGLSGVERRLGTFDGVLAVSSPAGGPTMVTVEIPCALS from the coding sequence ATGACCATCGACACGAAGAGCGGCGACGGGCGGACCGGGGGGCGGGGCATCGCGCTCGCCGCGGTGCGGGGACTGGCACTGGCGCTGGTGGCGCTGCCGGGGGCGGTGCTGTGCTTCACGCTGTCCCTGGTGTCCATCGCGCTGATCCCGATCGGTGTCGGCATCGTCACCACCCCGTACGTGCTGACGGGGGTGCGGGCGTTCGCGAACCGGCGGCGGGTGCTGGCGGCCGAGTGGGGCGGGGTGCGGATCCCGCCCGCGTACCGGCCGCTGCCGAAGGACGCCAACCCGTGGGCGCGCACCTTCGGCATGCTGCGCGACCCGGCGACCTGGCGGGACCTGAGGTGGCTGCCGGTCGACATGACCGCGGGCTTCGTCACCGCGCTGCTGCCGGCCGTGCTGCTGCTCTACCCGCTGGAGGGGTTCGCGCTGGCGGCCGGGCTGTGGCGGGTGATGCCCGACGGGTACTGGTACGGCTTCGTGCCGGTCGACGACCAGACGTCCGCGCTCGGCGCCGGTGCGCTCGCCCTCGTCCTGCTGTTCTTCGCGCACTTCTTCACCGCCCGGCTGCTGGACGTCCACTTCCGGCTCACCGGGGCCGTCCTCGGCTCCCACCAGACCGAACTGGCCGAGCGGGTGCGGGTGCTGACCGAGACGCGGCGGGACGCCGTGGACACCTCCGCCGCCGAACTGCGGCGCATCGAGCGGGACCTGCACGACGGGGCGCAGGCGCGGCTGGTCGCGGTGGGCATGGACCTGGGGACCATCGAGGCGCTGCTGGACAAGGACCCGGCGAAGGCGAAGGAGCTGATCGCGCAGGCCCGCCGGTCCTCCGTGGAGGCCCTGTCGGAGCTGCGCGAGCTGGTGCGCGGCATCCATCCGCCGGTGCTGGCCGAGCGCGGGCTGGGCGACGCGGTGCGGGCGCTGGCGCTCCGGCTGCCGGTGGCCACCGAGGTGACCGTGGAGCTGCCCGGGCGGGCCGAGGCGCCCGTGGAGTCGGCCGCGTACTTCGCCGTGAGCGAGGTGCTCACCAACGCGGTGAAGCACTCGGGCGCCGACCGCGTGTGGATCGACCTGCACCACGCCGACGGTCATCTGCGGGCGACGGTCACCGACAACGGCAGGGGCGGCGCGGTGGTCGGCGCCGGCTCGGGGCTGTCCGGGGTCGAGCGGCGACTGGGTACATTCGACGGCGTCCTGGCCGTCAGCAGTCCCGCGGGCGGCCCCACCATGGTCACCGTGGAGATCCCTTGCGCGTTGTCCTAG
- a CDS encoding response regulator transcription factor, which produces MRVVLAEDLFLLRDGLVRLLEAHGFEIAAAVESGPELARALAELEPDVAVVDVRLPPTHTDEGLQCALEARRKRPGLPVLVLSQHVEQLYARELLADGSGGVGYLLKDRVFDAEQFVDAVRRVAAGGTAMDPQVIQQLLARQSGDGRPTARLTPRELEVLELMAQGRSNAAIASRLVVTERAIAKHTANIFAKLGLEVSDDDNRRVLAVLAYLDHGR; this is translated from the coding sequence TTGCGCGTTGTCCTAGCCGAAGACCTGTTCCTGCTGCGTGACGGACTCGTCCGGCTCCTGGAGGCGCACGGCTTCGAGATCGCGGCGGCCGTGGAGTCCGGGCCCGAGCTGGCCCGGGCGCTGGCCGAACTGGAGCCGGACGTCGCCGTCGTCGACGTACGCCTGCCGCCGACGCACACCGACGAGGGGCTGCAGTGCGCGCTCGAGGCCCGCCGCAAGCGGCCCGGGCTGCCGGTGCTGGTGCTCTCCCAGCACGTGGAGCAGCTGTACGCGCGGGAGTTGCTGGCCGACGGCAGCGGTGGCGTGGGATACCTGCTGAAGGACCGGGTGTTCGACGCGGAGCAGTTCGTGGACGCCGTGCGCCGGGTGGCGGCGGGCGGTACGGCGATGGACCCGCAGGTGATCCAGCAGTTGCTGGCGCGGCAGTCGGGCGACGGCCGGCCGACGGCGCGGCTGACGCCCCGGGAGCTGGAGGTGCTGGAGCTGATGGCGCAGGGGCGGTCCAACGCGGCGATCGCCTCCCGGCTGGTGGTGACGGAACGGGCCATCGCGAAGCACACCGCGAACATCTTCGCCAAACTGGGGCTGGAGGTGTCGGACGACGACAACCGGCGCGTGCTGGCGGTTCTCGCGTATCTCGACCACGGCCGGTGA
- a CDS encoding DUF1996 domain-containing protein, whose amino-acid sequence MGRNTRKRRTPLATKAVAGAAALALGGGGLIWANFYASAHEDRSGENRTRSGAAQIATINCPDVGQKLTKVPRSARRGVARELALLDRQITDAYTRLAETRQAQAGDAGYVDNAILGPLKSKRVATLDRIGININRAGGTAPRDLGRFAQCQGVPAEQPDTNDGDGQDQGQDDDGQNQGDDGQNQGDGGQDNGQDQGNGGQAGNGPVADDFIAIEDVQPGSRNLPNGLAANGDGGSTGSFTTECGTNENENRNSDNVIVAPGVSNGAQHQHDYVGNQANNAFASDEDLAGGETTCQNQGDRSTYFWPVLRIQDGTQDVDQGQPGGGQDGNVGRIVEPSEAQLKFVGNRTSDVVAMPRGLRIITGDAKSFTNGLNNANTSWSCTGFEDRQVTDKYPICPEGSSVVRTSNFQSCWDGQNIDSANHRTHVDFVEADGTCSNGFQAIPQLQVRLVYDIPAPQIDNGQLVNPFAVDSFPEQLHKPITDHNDFINFFDENLMDEMVDCINSGQDCQ is encoded by the coding sequence ATGGGACGCAACACAAGAAAACGCCGTACACCGCTGGCCACCAAGGCCGTAGCCGGGGCGGCGGCCCTGGCGCTCGGTGGGGGCGGGCTGATCTGGGCGAACTTCTACGCTTCGGCGCACGAGGACCGCTCCGGGGAGAACCGGACGAGGTCCGGGGCCGCCCAGATCGCGACGATCAACTGCCCGGACGTCGGCCAGAAGCTGACGAAGGTGCCGAGGAGCGCGCGCAGGGGCGTCGCGAGGGAGCTGGCGCTGCTCGACCGGCAGATCACGGACGCCTACACGCGCCTGGCGGAGACGCGCCAGGCCCAGGCGGGAGACGCCGGCTACGTCGACAACGCCATCCTCGGACCGCTGAAGTCCAAGCGGGTGGCCACCCTGGACCGCATCGGCATCAACATCAACCGCGCCGGCGGCACGGCGCCGCGGGACCTCGGCCGGTTCGCGCAGTGCCAGGGCGTCCCGGCCGAGCAGCCGGACACCAACGACGGCGACGGCCAGGACCAGGGCCAGGACGACGACGGCCAGAACCAGGGTGACGACGGCCAGAACCAGGGTGACGGCGGCCAGGACAACGGCCAGGACCAGGGCAACGGCGGTCAGGCCGGCAACGGTCCCGTGGCCGACGACTTCATCGCCATCGAGGACGTCCAGCCGGGCTCGCGCAACCTGCCCAACGGTCTGGCCGCGAACGGCGACGGCGGTTCGACCGGCAGCTTCACCACCGAATGCGGCACCAACGAGAACGAGAACCGCAACTCGGACAACGTGATCGTCGCCCCCGGCGTCAGCAACGGCGCCCAGCACCAGCACGACTACGTCGGCAACCAGGCCAACAACGCCTTCGCGAGCGACGAGGACCTGGCAGGCGGCGAGACGACCTGCCAGAACCAGGGCGACAGGTCGACGTACTTCTGGCCGGTCCTGCGGATCCAGGACGGCACGCAGGACGTCGACCAGGGCCAGCCCGGCGGCGGTCAGGACGGCAACGTCGGCAGGATCGTCGAACCCAGTGAGGCGCAGCTGAAGTTCGTCGGCAACCGGACGAGCGACGTCGTCGCGATGCCCAGGGGCCTGCGCATCATCACCGGTGACGCCAAGTCCTTCACCAACGGCCTGAACAACGCCAACACCTCCTGGAGCTGCACCGGCTTCGAGGACCGCCAGGTGACGGACAAGTACCCGATCTGCCCCGAGGGCAGCAGCGTGGTGCGGACGTCCAACTTCCAGAGCTGCTGGGACGGCCAGAACATCGACAGCGCCAACCACCGCACGCACGTCGACTTCGTCGAGGCGGACGGCACCTGCTCGAACGGCTTCCAGGCCATCCCCCAGCTCCAGGTCCGCCTGGTCTACGACATCCCGGCCCCGCAGATCGACAACGGGCAGCTCGTGAACCCGTTCGCGGTGGACTCCTTCCCGGAGCAGCTGCACAAGCCGATCACCGACCACAACGACTTCATCAACTTCTTCGACGAGAACCTGATGGACGAGATGGTCGACTGCATCAACAGCGGCCAGGACTGCCAGTAG